The Thomasclavelia ramosa DSM 1402 genome includes a region encoding these proteins:
- a CDS encoding ArsR/SmtB family transcription factor — MDKVVNEAIVNKVAAALPEEEILYDVAELFKVFGDSTRIRIICALFESEMCVYDLAACLDMTQSAISHQLRILKQANLVKFRRDGKLMYYSLDDEHVKQIFDAGYKHVIE; from the coding sequence ATGGATAAAGTAGTAAACGAAGCTATTGTTAATAAAGTTGCTGCAGCATTGCCGGAAGAGGAAATTCTTTATGATGTTGCTGAGTTGTTTAAAGTTTTTGGTGATTCAACTAGAATCAGAATTATTTGTGCTTTGTTTGAATCAGAAATGTGTGTATATGATTTAGCGGCGTGTTTAGATATGACACAGTCTGCTATTTCACACCAATTAAGAATTTTAAAGCAAGCAAACCTAGTTAAATTTAGGAGAGATGGGAAATTGATGTATTATTCACTTGATGATGAACACGTTAAGCAGATATTTGACGCTGGGTATAAACATGTAATTGAGTAA
- a CDS encoding cysteine hydrolase family protein, giving the protein MKKLLVVIDYQNDFVNGSLGFQEAVALEDYLADLIKEYHNNNDDVIFTYDTHQKNYLTTQEGKNLPVAHCLENTEGWQLYGKIHDLAKNDKKIIKETFGSLALGNYLKNKQYNEITLVGVVSNICVISNAIIIKAALPEASIIIDCLGIASNDPLLEQKSIDIMENLHMKIINKKR; this is encoded by the coding sequence ATGAAAAAATTACTAGTAGTGATTGATTATCAAAATGATTTTGTAAATGGTAGTTTAGGATTCCAGGAAGCAGTGGCCTTGGAAGACTATCTTGCAGATCTTATCAAGGAATACCATAATAACAACGATGATGTTATTTTTACTTATGACACTCATCAAAAAAATTATTTAACTACCCAAGAAGGAAAAAATCTTCCTGTGGCGCATTGTCTTGAAAACACTGAAGGATGGCAACTATATGGAAAAATCCATGATTTAGCAAAAAATGATAAAAAAATAATAAAAGAAACTTTTGGCTCATTAGCATTAGGTAATTATTTAAAAAATAAACAATACAATGAAATTACTTTAGTCGGTGTCGTTTCAAATATCTGTGTAATATCTAATGCAATAATTATTAAAGCAGCCTTACCCGAAGCATCTATCATTATTGATTGTTTAGGAATTGCAAGCAACGACCCCCTTCTTGAACAGAAATCAATTGATATTATGGAAAATTTACATATGAAAATTATTAATAAAAAAAGATAG
- a CDS encoding PTS sugar transporter subunit IIB — MLKILICCGGGFSSSYVTERMKKEVVEKGLQEEVYLEFYPFSLVKEKEADFDIIMCCPHLKIYVERLLQETTISVPIYLLPPKMYGFMQLEEIVADAKDIIEIYRTFPNNPVHFPGEEKLLRITRGVAYRNVNKKR, encoded by the coding sequence ATGTTGAAAATATTAATATGTTGTGGCGGAGGATTCTCTTCTAGTTATGTAACTGAGAGAATGAAAAAAGAAGTAGTTGAGAAAGGATTACAAGAAGAGGTTTATCTTGAATTTTATCCGTTTTCTCTTGTTAAAGAAAAAGAAGCTGATTTTGACATAATTATGTGCTGCCCTCACTTAAAAATTTATGTTGAACGTCTTTTACAGGAGACGACCATATCAGTTCCAATTTATCTGTTACCGCCTAAAATGTACGGTTTTATGCAATTAGAAGAAATAGTTGCAGATGCAAAAGATATAATTGAAATTTATCGGACGTTCCCTAATAATCCAGTTCATTTTCCTGGCGAAGAGAAATTATTACGGATTACTCGTGGTGTTGCATATCGAAATGTTAATAAAAAAAGATAG
- a CDS encoding branched-chain amino acid aminotransferase: MEIKIERAKTLKEKPNQDNLGFGNYFTDHMFMMDYTEGTGWHDARIVPYAPIPMDPATMVLHYAQETFEGLKAYRDPNGNITLFRPEMNARRMINSNRRICMAELPEEMFVEAVEAIVKYEQDWIPTAKDTSLYIRPFMFASEAGVGVHPAKTYTFIIILSPVGNYYPEGVNPVKIWVEDEYVRAVKGGTGFTKCGGNYAASIAAQVKAESHGYTQVLWLDGVHRKYVEEVGTMNVMFVIDGKVVTAPLEGSVLPGVTRDSIIHILKDWGYEVEERELSIDELMAAGRNGKLTEAFGTGTAAVISPVGQLYYKGEEVIINDFKTGDLTQKLYDTLTGIQWGRLEDKYGWVRHIK, translated from the coding sequence ATGGAAATCAAAATTGAAAGAGCGAAAACTCTAAAAGAAAAACCAAATCAAGATAATTTAGGTTTTGGAAATTATTTTACTGATCATATGTTTATGATGGACTATACAGAAGGAACAGGATGGCATGATGCACGCATCGTTCCATACGCACCAATTCCAATGGATCCTGCTACAATGGTACTTCACTATGCCCAAGAGACTTTCGAAGGTTTAAAAGCATATCGTGATCCTAACGGTAACATAACTTTATTCAGACCAGAAATGAATGCTCGAAGAATGATTAATTCAAATAGACGTATTTGCATGGCTGAATTACCTGAAGAAATGTTTGTAGAAGCGGTTGAAGCAATTGTTAAATATGAACAAGATTGGATTCCAACTGCAAAAGATACTTCTTTATATATTCGTCCATTCATGTTTGCAAGTGAAGCTGGTGTTGGGGTACATCCTGCTAAAACTTATACTTTTATTATCATTTTATCACCAGTTGGTAATTACTATCCTGAAGGTGTAAATCCTGTAAAAATTTGGGTTGAAGATGAATATGTAAGAGCCGTTAAAGGTGGCACTGGATTCACTAAATGTGGTGGTAATTACGCTGCCAGTATTGCAGCTCAAGTAAAAGCAGAATCTCATGGTTATACTCAAGTTCTTTGGCTTGATGGTGTACATCGCAAATATGTCGAAGAAGTAGGAACAATGAATGTAATGTTTGTAATTGATGGTAAAGTTGTTACAGCACCTTTAGAAGGTTCAGTATTACCAGGAGTTACTCGTGATTCTATCATCCATATTCTTAAAGATTGGGGATATGAAGTCGAAGAACGTGAATTAAGTATCGATGAATTAATGGCAGCTGGTCGCAATGGTAAATTGACAGAGGCATTTGGAACTGGAACAGCAGCTGTAATTTCCCCTGTTGGTCAACTTTATTATAAAGGTGAAGAAGTTATTATCAATGATTTTAAAACTGGTGACTTGACACAAAAATTATATGATACTTTAACCGGGATCCAGTGGGGTCGTTTAGAAGATAAATATGGTTGGGTTCGTCACATCAAATAA
- a CDS encoding citrate synthase, translated as MSQFIDGFIEKAKESNNKIDNELYSKFDVKKGLRNEDGTGVLVGLTKIADVVGYKKIDGKKVDCDGELYYRGIAVSDIINKREPHQRFLFEETCFLILFGYLPNKEELENFKKELSERYELPPHYLESKILGFPSKNLMNKLQQEVLMLYSYDEDPDNISPSSTMYKGLNLIAKIPSIVCYAYRSKVHYFDKESLYIHQIRPDLSIAENILYLLRDHKHFTPKEAEVLDMCLVLHADHGGGNNSTFTNVVISSTGTDIYSSFAGAIGSLKGPKHGGANLAVMNQMKLIINEIGLDASDEQINEIVERILDKQYNDNSGLIYGIGHAVYTVSDPRCVILRQQCSELALEKGREAEFDFYYRFEQAAIQAIKNRKGITVCANVDFYSGLIYDMLCIPTELYTLMFVVGRAVGWLAHNIENKLYSGRIIRPAAKYVGETYEYIPMNKRK; from the coding sequence ATGAGTCAATTTATTGATGGTTTTATTGAAAAAGCAAAAGAAAGTAATAACAAGATAGATAATGAATTATATTCAAAATTTGATGTAAAAAAAGGATTACGGAACGAGGATGGTACTGGGGTATTAGTAGGCTTAACCAAGATTGCTGATGTTGTAGGGTATAAAAAAATTGATGGTAAGAAAGTTGACTGTGATGGGGAGCTTTATTATCGTGGAATCGCAGTATCAGACATTATCAATAAACGCGAACCGCATCAACGCTTTTTATTTGAAGAGACTTGTTTTCTGATCTTGTTTGGCTATTTGCCAAACAAAGAGGAATTAGAAAATTTTAAAAAGGAGCTATCTGAGCGTTATGAATTACCACCGCATTATTTGGAATCTAAAATTCTTGGGTTTCCATCTAAAAATTTAATGAATAAATTACAACAGGAAGTTTTGATGTTATATTCGTATGATGAGGATCCAGATAATATTAGTCCTTCATCAACAATGTACAAAGGATTGAATCTAATTGCTAAAATTCCTTCAATTGTTTGTTATGCATATCGTAGTAAAGTGCATTATTTTGACAAAGAAAGTTTATATATTCACCAAATTAGGCCAGATCTATCAATTGCAGAGAATATCTTATATTTATTGCGTGACCATAAACACTTCACACCTAAAGAAGCTGAAGTACTCGATATGTGCTTAGTTCTGCATGCTGATCATGGTGGTGGTAATAATTCAACGTTTACTAATGTTGTAATAAGTTCGACCGGAACAGATATTTATTCGAGTTTTGCTGGGGCAATTGGTTCTTTAAAAGGTCCTAAGCATGGTGGGGCAAATCTTGCTGTAATGAATCAAATGAAACTGATAATTAATGAAATTGGTCTAGATGCAAGTGATGAACAAATTAATGAGATCGTCGAAAGAATTTTAGATAAACAATACAATGATAATAGTGGATTGATTTATGGGATTGGTCATGCTGTATACACGGTTAGTGATCCGCGTTGTGTTATTTTAAGACAACAATGTAGCGAACTAGCTCTTGAAAAGGGGCGAGAAGCAGAATTTGATTTCTATTATCGTTTTGAACAGGCTGCTATTCAGGCAATAAAAAATCGTAAAGGAATTACTGTTTGTGCGAATGTCGACTTTTATAGCGGACTAATATATGATATGTTGTGTATTCCAACAGAACTATATACATTGATGTTCGTAGTTGGTCGAGCAGTTGGATGGTTAGCTCATAATATTGAAAATAAATTATATTCAGGACGGATTATTCGTCCCGCTGCTAAATATGTTGGAGAAACATATGAATATATACCTATGAATAAACGAAAATAA
- a CDS encoding cation-translocating P-type ATPase, translating into MKINNQDYHGLSTAEVNQRISNGKINTVDNKITKSYKQIFLNNTITFFNILNAALLGLVLFVGSYKNTLFILVIIINTIAGIYQEIKAKRTLDRLSILTTSHVEVIRDDELKEIDIDQIVLDDYIVLTTGAQIPTDSILIDGHMETNESLLTGESDPVLKQNGDTLYSGSFITSGKGICKVIHVGDDNYMNQITQEAKRLKKHNSELNRCLNKILKYVSIVILPIGGLLFLKQFFYGNQTFNSSIVSTVAAILGMIPEGLVLLTSVALTLSVLRLAKQNTLVQELFCIETLARVDVLCLDKTGTITEGTMKVEFDVKMSNVDISEIVGNLMHSLTDVNVTAQALKEHYQTKTNFNPYFVIPFSSDRKYSGTSYFNRGTYYIGAYQFLFPKGNEELEEKCVDYASEGYRILVLAHTDEVMSNEALPVDLEPLGIIVLSDVIRKDAKETLAYFNEQGVDLKVISGDDPITVSSIAKRAGLNNAHHYVDATTLSTSEEIAEALNKYSVFGRVTPQQKKAMVVALKQQGHTVAMTGDGINDVLAFKEADCSIAMASGSDAAKNAANLVLLDNNFDAMPHIVDEGRRVINNITMSASMFLIKTIFSALIAISTIFFGQAYPFEPIQLSLISACGVGIPTFFLTYEANFARVEGNFLETVLEKSFPSAFTIAIGATLITNIGLALNYDPNMLSTVCVLFTGWNYTIALLKIYRPLTKYRKFIIYSTQFCYYISMMIGQSILELTGVSFNWLMILLGLIAFSSIIVDLSAELFKYIKIFKEFLEKRRKKRLSKG; encoded by the coding sequence ATGAAAATAAATAATCAAGATTATCATGGTTTATCAACCGCTGAAGTTAATCAGCGTATAAGTAATGGTAAAATCAACACGGTCGATAATAAAATCACTAAATCTTATAAACAGATTTTTTTAAATAATACAATTACTTTTTTTAATATTTTAAATGCTGCTTTACTCGGCTTAGTACTTTTTGTTGGTTCATATAAAAATACACTATTTATTTTAGTAATTATTATTAATACGATCGCTGGAATATATCAAGAGATTAAAGCGAAAAGAACGTTAGATCGCCTATCTATTCTTACTACCTCACACGTTGAAGTTATTCGTGATGATGAATTAAAAGAAATTGATATTGATCAGATCGTTCTGGATGATTATATTGTCTTAACTACAGGAGCCCAGATTCCAACTGATAGTATTTTAATTGATGGGCATATGGAGACTAATGAATCACTGCTCACTGGTGAATCAGATCCTGTTTTAAAACAAAATGGCGATACTTTGTATTCCGGTAGCTTTATTACCTCTGGTAAAGGAATTTGTAAAGTTATTCACGTTGGGGATGATAACTATATGAATCAGATTACACAGGAAGCAAAACGTTTAAAGAAACATAATTCTGAATTAAATCGTTGTTTAAATAAAATTTTAAAATATGTAAGCATCGTTATTTTACCGATTGGCGGTCTATTATTTTTAAAGCAATTTTTTTATGGAAATCAAACATTTAACAGCTCAATCGTTAGTACCGTTGCTGCTATACTAGGAATGATTCCAGAAGGTTTAGTGCTGCTTACAAGTGTTGCTTTGACCTTAAGTGTTTTACGATTAGCAAAACAGAATACTTTAGTTCAGGAATTATTTTGCATTGAAACTTTGGCACGTGTTGATGTCTTATGCTTAGATAAAACCGGGACTATTACTGAAGGAACAATGAAAGTTGAATTTGATGTTAAAATGAGCAATGTTGATATTAGTGAAATCGTTGGAAACTTAATGCATTCTCTAACAGATGTTAATGTCACTGCTCAAGCATTAAAAGAGCATTATCAAACAAAAACTAATTTTAATCCATATTTTGTTATCCCTTTTAGTTCTGATCGAAAATATAGTGGTACCTCCTATTTTAATCGTGGTACATATTATATTGGAGCTTATCAGTTTTTATTTCCAAAGGGAAATGAAGAATTGGAAGAAAAATGTGTTGACTATGCTAGTGAAGGCTATCGTATTTTAGTTTTGGCACATACTGATGAAGTAATGAGTAATGAAGCTTTGCCTGTCGATTTAGAGCCTTTAGGTATTATTGTGTTAAGTGATGTAATTAGGAAAGACGCTAAAGAAACATTAGCTTATTTTAACGAGCAAGGTGTTGATTTAAAGGTTATTTCTGGTGATGATCCGATTACAGTTTCATCTATCGCGAAACGAGCTGGATTGAATAATGCCCACCATTATGTTGATGCAACTACCCTTTCAACTTCTGAAGAAATAGCAGAAGCTTTAAATAAATATTCGGTCTTTGGGAGAGTCACTCCGCAACAAAAAAAGGCTATGGTCGTTGCCTTAAAACAACAGGGTCACACTGTTGCAATGACTGGAGATGGAATCAATGATGTTCTAGCTTTTAAAGAGGCAGATTGCTCTATTGCAATGGCATCAGGAAGTGATGCAGCTAAAAATGCAGCAAATCTAGTTTTGCTTGATAACAATTTTGATGCAATGCCTCATATCGTTGATGAAGGACGGCGTGTTATTAATAATATTACGATGTCAGCATCTATGTTTTTGATTAAAACTATATTTTCTGCTCTCATAGCTATTTCAACTATCTTTTTTGGTCAAGCCTACCCTTTTGAGCCAATACAATTATCACTTATCAGCGCATGTGGTGTAGGAATACCAACTTTCTTCTTGACATATGAAGCTAACTTTGCACGAGTTGAAGGAAATTTTTTAGAAACCGTTTTAGAAAAGTCTTTCCCTTCTGCTTTTACAATTGCCATAGGAGCTACTTTAATTACAAATATTGGTCTTGCTTTGAATTATGATCCTAACATGCTTTCAACTGTCTGTGTTTTATTTACAGGATGGAATTATACAATAGCTCTTTTAAAGATATATAGACCACTAACTAAATATCGCAAGTTTATTATTTATTCAACTCAATTTTGTTACTATATTTCAATGATGATCGGGCAGTCAATTTTAGAATTAACAGGCGTTTCATTTAACTGGCTAATGATACTATTAGGATTAATTGCGTTTTCATCAATTATTGTTGACTTGTCTGCTGAACTATTTAAATATATAAAAATATTTAAAGAATTTCTTGAAAAACGTCGAAAAAAGAGATTGTCAAAAGGTTAA
- a CDS encoding amidohydrolase: MYNKIKLLAQQYHQETIQTRRDFHKYAERGWLEMRTASLVARRLDSLGYQVSVGKEVMREEFRMGLPSKRLLTLNYNRALLQGADPYYIEKVKNGFTGVVGVMHNGIGPVVAIRFDIDALSITEDDSADHNPGKNGFISCNPGAMHACGHDGHTAMGLTVAKILAQIKEQLHGTIKLIFQPAEEGVRGAKSIALSGILDDVDYIFAGHIWQQVEGEDYDIYLGMNETFATTKLDVTYHGVSSHAAGMPQFGKNALLSAASCILNLHSIPRNSDGCTRINVGTIRAGTGRNVVPETAKLEIEVRGATTELNNYMEVYARDVIRGAALMHDTIVEINEMGKAYSLDCDKKMMDLIRHICIDHLGDIKVAKEDLSPLDGSDDFSYMIATVQAHGGIGTYMKLTTDLVASPHNCTYDFNEDVLLTGTTVYSSIAYYLLNQD, from the coding sequence ATGTATAATAAAATAAAATTATTGGCACAACAATACCACCAAGAAACAATTCAAACTCGACGTGATTTTCATAAATATGCTGAGCGCGGCTGGTTAGAAATGCGAACTGCTTCACTAGTAGCCCGTAGACTTGATAGTTTAGGGTACCAAGTCTCAGTTGGCAAGGAAGTTATGCGTGAAGAGTTCCGGATGGGATTACCAAGTAAACGCCTATTAACTTTAAATTACAATCGTGCCCTCCTTCAAGGAGCCGACCCCTATTACATAGAAAAAGTAAAGAATGGTTTTACCGGGGTCGTTGGAGTAATGCACAACGGAATTGGACCTGTTGTAGCAATTCGTTTTGATATAGATGCTCTTAGCATTACTGAAGATGATTCAGCAGATCATAATCCTGGTAAAAATGGCTTTATTTCTTGTAATCCTGGTGCTATGCATGCTTGTGGTCATGACGGTCATACTGCCATGGGATTAACTGTGGCCAAAATACTAGCACAAATAAAGGAACAACTACATGGAACAATCAAATTAATTTTTCAGCCTGCTGAAGAAGGTGTACGTGGCGCTAAAAGTATTGCTTTAAGCGGAATTCTTGATGACGTTGATTATATTTTTGCGGGTCATATTTGGCAGCAGGTCGAAGGGGAAGATTATGATATTTATTTGGGAATGAACGAAACATTTGCAACAACAAAACTTGATGTAACCTATCATGGTGTTTCTTCTCATGCTGCAGGAATGCCACAATTCGGCAAAAACGCCTTATTATCTGCTGCTTCATGTATCCTAAATCTTCATTCAATTCCACGTAATAGTGATGGTTGTACCCGTATCAATGTTGGTACAATTAGAGCAGGAACAGGAAGAAATGTAGTCCCAGAAACAGCTAAATTAGAAATCGAAGTACGTGGCGCCACTACAGAATTGAATAATTATATGGAAGTTTATGCTCGGGATGTTATTAGAGGAGCAGCATTAATGCACGATACCATTGTAGAGATAAACGAGATGGGAAAAGCTTATTCGCTTGACTGTGATAAAAAAATGATGGATTTAATTCGCCATATTTGTATCGATCATTTAGGTGATATTAAAGTTGCCAAAGAGGATTTAAGCCCGCTAGACGGTAGTGATGATTTTTCCTATATGATTGCCACTGTCCAAGCACATGGCGGAATAGGCACTTATATGAAATTGACAACTGATCTAGTCGCTTCACCTCATAACTGTACATATGACTTTAATGAAGATGTTTTGTTAACAGGAACAACTGTCTATAGTAGCATTGCCTACTATTTATTAAATCAAGATTAA
- a CDS encoding GAF domain-containing protein, with protein sequence MNLVIFMKEQQLDALLENINYEISLLSNASAFIKQVFSDISWVGFYLCQDNQLILGPFQGKTACTLIPFNKGVCGACATNLKTYCVPDVHQFPSHIACDSATNSELVIPLIIDNSLYGVLDLDSRCFARFQPDDQEELEKLALIIIKHLKRIKEETK encoded by the coding sequence ATGAATTTGGTGATTTTTATGAAAGAACAACAATTAGATGCATTACTAGAAAATATTAATTATGAAATAAGTTTATTATCCAATGCAAGTGCCTTTATCAAACAAGTCTTTTCTGATATATCTTGGGTTGGTTTTTACCTTTGCCAAGATAATCAGCTGATCTTAGGTCCATTCCAAGGAAAAACAGCTTGTACACTCATCCCCTTTAACAAAGGTGTATGCGGTGCCTGTGCAACAAATCTTAAAACTTACTGTGTTCCTGATGTTCATCAGTTTCCTAGTCATATTGCTTGTGATAGCGCAACAAACAGTGAACTTGTTATCCCGTTGATTATAGATAATAGCTTGTATGGCGTTCTAGATTTAGATTCTCGTTGTTTTGCACGGTTTCAACCTGATGACCAGGAAGAGCTAGAAAAATTAGCACTCATAATTATTAAACATTTAAAACGAATAAAGGAAGAAACAAAATAG
- a CDS encoding Mbeg1-like protein, producing the protein MSNIYDYLKWRGDLSMRIDPFNDIDGLILSELVYVDFDKIVPTFPNEQSYCLKDVANNFSQVNNIEELLDEISFTKESITLLQELAKCPRYQNILLSNYINELDYQSIKQFAAITFQLEDSSIYVAFRGTDDTILGWREDFQMTYQFPVASQQRAVEYLAKIAEIDFSKSLFYLLCHCDYKMKWYQIFRIYITQKISGVKIRVGGHSKGGNLAVYASSCVNSKISKRIIEIYNNDGPGFNQKMLNTDNYRNISTRIKKFIPESSVFGIMLENLEEKIVVKSSAKGLMQHSGFSWSVEGTQFVCATEMSKDSQTMDAAFKSWLSKVDSKTRKDAVTAVFSILEAAKIEKINDFSEKSLSHLITAIKEIKNMNSDTRNALIQFFKTLIVETYDCSRKEHKKKDTNENNS; encoded by the coding sequence ATGTCCAATATATATGATTATTTAAAATGGCGAGGTGATCTGTCAATGAGAATAGATCCATTTAATGATATTGATGGCTTGATTTTAAGTGAATTAGTTTATGTTGATTTTGATAAAATAGTTCCCACATTTCCCAATGAACAAAGTTATTGTTTAAAAGATGTTGCTAATAATTTTAGTCAAGTAAATAATATTGAAGAATTACTAGATGAGATATCTTTCACTAAGGAATCAATTACATTATTACAAGAATTAGCTAAATGTCCGCGTTATCAAAATATTCTGCTATCTAATTATATTAATGAACTGGACTATCAAAGTATAAAACAATTTGCAGCAATTACTTTTCAATTAGAAGATAGTAGTATTTATGTTGCTTTTCGTGGCACTGATGATACAATTTTAGGCTGGCGTGAGGATTTTCAAATGACTTATCAATTTCCAGTTGCTTCTCAGCAAAGAGCAGTTGAGTATTTGGCTAAAATTGCTGAAATCGATTTTTCTAAATCACTTTTTTATCTTTTATGCCATTGTGATTATAAAATGAAGTGGTATCAAATTTTTAGGATATATATCACCCAAAAGATATCTGGTGTTAAAATTCGTGTTGGTGGTCATTCAAAAGGAGGAAATTTAGCAGTTTATGCATCTAGTTGTGTGAATTCTAAAATATCTAAACGAATTATTGAGATTTATAATAATGACGGCCCTGGTTTTAATCAAAAAATGCTAAATACAGATAATTACCGCAATATTTCTACTAGGATAAAAAAATTCATTCCAGAAAGTTCCGTATTCGGGATAATGCTTGAGAATCTTGAAGAAAAAATAGTAGTTAAAAGTAGCGCTAAAGGTTTAATGCAACATAGTGGCTTTAGCTGGTCAGTAGAAGGAACACAATTTGTTTGTGCTACTGAAATGAGTAAGGACAGCCAAACTATGGATGCAGCTTTTAAATCATGGCTAAGTAAAGTCGACAGTAAAACACGAAAGGATGCAGTTACTGCAGTATTTTCAATTTTAGAAGCAGCTAAAATTGAAAAAATTAATGATTTTTCAGAAAAATCATTATCACATCTAATTACGGCTATTAAAGAAATCAAAAATATGAACAGCGATACAAGAAATGCATTAATTCAATTTTTTAAAACGTTAATTGTAGAGACATACGATTGTAGTCGTAAAGAACATAAGAAAAAAGATACTAATGAAAATAATTCATAA
- a CDS encoding polysaccharide deacetylase family protein has product MKLFNKFSKKQKITFISVLFILIISTVYLIWQKNNQLLTFVKDPILEINHEFDYQKIIKNIKNVQTSDIKVDTSKLKNDKIGSYPVTYIYQGKKFTVNINVVDKTKPKFEINNIEIDAGMDVDPTMLVDNIVDETKTTISFKDAYNFSKKGKVKVTVIVSDESNNKSTKHATVTVLSKDTTKPTISGLNDLTVTLNGKVDYLAGVKGNDNRDPHPQLTIDNKKVRLDKLGDYIVTYTCKDRSGNKIVAKRKVSVVEKKEIGVYAQTEEKVIYLTFDDGPSKNTKRILDILDKYHAKATFFVTGTNQNYNYLIKEAYQRGHTIGLHTYSHDYKTVYTSVTAYFNDLERVGNMVKNEIGFIPKYIRFPGGASNTISRKYCPGIMSILANEVIDRGYQFYDWNYGTGDAGGNNIPVNQIIATATAGNANNQVILAHDTDAKNTTVDALPAIIEHYQALGYSFKSIDDNSYVPHHHINN; this is encoded by the coding sequence ATGAAGTTATTCAATAAATTTTCAAAAAAACAAAAAATTACCTTTATTTCAGTATTATTTATTTTAATTATTAGTACAGTTTATTTAATCTGGCAAAAAAATAACCAATTGTTAACTTTTGTCAAAGACCCAATACTAGAAATCAACCATGAGTTTGATTATCAAAAAATAATTAAAAATATTAAAAATGTCCAAACATCCGATATTAAGGTCGACACATCTAAATTAAAAAATGATAAAATTGGCAGCTATCCTGTTACCTATATTTATCAGGGCAAAAAGTTCACAGTAAATATTAACGTAGTTGATAAAACTAAGCCTAAATTTGAAATTAATAATATTGAAATAGATGCAGGAATGGATGTTGATCCAACAATGTTAGTTGATAACATTGTTGATGAAACAAAAACAACTATTTCTTTTAAAGATGCATATAATTTTTCAAAAAAAGGAAAAGTCAAAGTGACAGTAATTGTTAGCGATGAAAGTAATAATAAATCAACAAAGCACGCTACTGTTACAGTTTTATCTAAAGATACAACAAAACCAACTATTTCTGGTCTTAATGATCTAACTGTCACTTTAAATGGTAAGGTTGATTATTTAGCTGGCGTTAAAGGAAATGATAATCGTGATCCACATCCACAATTGACTATTGATAACAAAAAAGTAAGATTGGATAAATTAGGTGATTATATTGTAACCTATACTTGCAAAGATAGGTCTGGCAATAAAATAGTTGCTAAAAGGAAAGTTTCAGTTGTTGAAAAGAAAGAAATTGGAGTTTATGCTCAAACTGAAGAAAAAGTTATTTATTTGACATTTGATGATGGTCCTTCAAAAAATACCAAACGTATTTTAGATATTCTTGACAAATATCATGCAAAAGCAACTTTCTTTGTGACTGGTACAAACCAAAACTATAATTACTTGATCAAAGAAGCATATCAACGAGGTCATACAATCGGTTTACATACTTACAGCCATGATTATAAAACCGTTTATACTTCAGTAACCGCATATTTTAATGATTTAGAAAGAGTTGGAAACATGGTTAAAAATGAAATTGGCTTTATTCCAAAGTATATTCGTTTCCCTGGTGGAGCTTCAAATACAATTTCACGTAAATATTGTCCTGGAATCATGAGTATTCTAGCAAACGAAGTAATTGACCGTGGTTATCAATTTTATGATTGGAATTATGGTACAGGTGATGCCGGTGGAAACAATATTCCAGTTAATCAAATCATTGCTACTGCTACAGCTGGAAATGCCAATAATCAAGTGATTCTTGCTCATGATACAGATGCCAAAAATACCACGGTAGATGCCCTTCCGGCAATAATCGAGCATTATCAGGCACTAGGTTATTCTTTTAAAAGTATAGATGACAATTCTTATGTTCCTCATCATCATATTAATAATTAA